The Terriglobales bacterium genome has a segment encoding these proteins:
- a CDS encoding M1 family aminopeptidase, translated as MSKLAMRRRRTLGCVIFCLAVALSAAAAEKPRIRVDDYAISAELVPLSHKLLAHARVKFTALDDISIATFELHNALRVTRVTDASGRTLNAERVTQDSTVRVALPDGLSKGASTSLTFDYEGVLQSADESPVEGLKLAYIGDDTSYLLYAGRWFPMVGYNTNRFTASMAITVPAGMTVIGTGRTTSAPAELPSAPAPAATPGRPGRVGLRSPAASAASSQGKNTHYFLWDKPSFPGTIIAGRFDETTVTQGGMNVRVYFKPSHKAMAKPYGETAGKEFEYFSSIYGPAVSYNLYVVELPDDTVPTAWAPEIAGLASRGIQEKINYRLLANAVARQWWGVRVSPARQEDAWISDGFARYSEARYVEWAAGQAAFEEVMKDIAVGALAYDNIPLAGVGRLSAFSPEFQSLVTDKGAMILHMLRWIVGDKPFDQILRNFATQFNEKSATVDDFRKVAEFSYGQSLQAFFSQWLDSTGAPEFHNKYTVFRTAKGFRVVGEVSQDLDLFRMPVELRIDTDGKTETKRIEVVGTNSPYVVETFGKPRHISLDPGSHVLKNSSDFKVRVSILRGTQLVAQGDLAEALREYQKALDINKNSSLAHYRIAEVFFLQRNYQAAANAYREAANGDNEPRWTEVWSYIQLGKIFDLTGQRERAVNEYRRALNTNDNTQGALEEARKYLQTPYSKQSEGQS; from the coding sequence ATGTCAAAACTCGCCATGAGGCGGAGACGCACCCTGGGGTGCGTGATTTTTTGTTTGGCCGTGGCGCTCTCGGCGGCGGCGGCGGAGAAACCGCGCATCCGCGTGGACGACTACGCCATCTCGGCCGAGCTGGTGCCGTTGAGCCACAAGCTGCTGGCGCACGCGCGGGTGAAGTTCACCGCGCTGGATGACATCAGCATCGCCACCTTCGAGCTGCACAACGCCCTGCGCGTCACCCGGGTGACGGACGCGAGCGGACGCACCCTGAACGCCGAGCGCGTCACCCAGGATTCGACCGTCCGCGTGGCCCTGCCCGACGGCCTCAGCAAGGGGGCAAGCACCTCCCTCACCTTTGACTACGAAGGCGTGCTGCAGTCCGCCGACGAGAGCCCGGTCGAAGGGCTGAAGCTGGCCTACATCGGCGACGACACCTCCTATCTGCTCTACGCCGGGCGCTGGTTCCCCATGGTGGGATACAACACCAACCGCTTCACCGCTTCCATGGCAATCACCGTGCCCGCGGGGATGACGGTCATCGGCACCGGTCGCACCACCAGCGCCCCCGCGGAGCTGCCCTCGGCACCCGCGCCCGCCGCGACGCCCGGACGTCCGGGACGCGTGGGATTGCGCTCCCCCGCCGCCTCTGCCGCCAGCAGCCAGGGCAAGAACACGCACTACTTCCTGTGGGACAAGCCCAGCTTCCCCGGAACCATCATCGCCGGCCGCTTCGATGAGACCACCGTGACCCAGGGGGGCATGAATGTCCGCGTGTACTTCAAGCCCAGCCACAAGGCCATGGCCAAGCCCTACGGCGAGACGGCGGGCAAGGAGTTCGAATACTTCTCTTCCATCTACGGCCCGGCGGTCTCCTACAACCTCTATGTGGTCGAGCTTCCCGACGACACGGTACCCACGGCATGGGCGCCGGAGATCGCGGGGCTGGCTTCGCGCGGCATCCAGGAAAAGATCAACTACCGGCTGCTGGCCAACGCGGTGGCGCGGCAGTGGTGGGGAGTGCGCGTGAGCCCCGCGCGCCAGGAAGACGCCTGGATCAGCGACGGCTTTGCGCGCTACTCCGAGGCGCGCTACGTGGAGTGGGCCGCCGGGCAGGCCGCCTTCGAAGAAGTGATGAAGGATATCGCCGTGGGCGCGCTCGCCTACGACAACATCCCGCTCGCCGGAGTCGGCCGGCTCAGCGCCTTCTCTCCCGAGTTCCAGTCGCTGGTCACCGACAAAGGCGCGATGATCCTGCACATGCTGCGCTGGATCGTGGGCGACAAGCCCTTCGATCAGATCCTGCGCAACTTCGCCACCCAGTTCAACGAGAAGTCCGCCACCGTGGACGACTTCCGCAAGGTCGCCGAGTTCAGCTACGGGCAGTCGCTCCAGGCCTTCTTCTCGCAGTGGCTCGACTCCACCGGCGCCCCGGAGTTCCACAACAAGTACACCGTCTTCCGCACCGCCAAGGGCTTCCGCGTGGTGGGCGAGGTCTCACAGGACTTGGACCTGTTCCGCATGCCGGTGGAGTTGCGCATCGATACCGATGGCAAGACGGAAACCAAGCGCATCGAAGTGGTGGGCACCAATTCGCCCTACGTGGTCGAGACCTTCGGCAAGCCGCGGCACATCTCGCTCGATCCCGGCAGCCATGTGCTGAAGAATTCCAGCGACTTCAAGGTGCGGGTCTCCATCCTGCGCGGGACGCAACTCGTCGCCCAGGGGGACCTGGCCGAGGCCCTGCGCGAGTACCAGAAGGCGCTGGACATCAACAAGAACAGCTCGCTCGCCCATTACCGCATCGCCGAGGTCTTCTTCCTGCAGCGCAACTACCAGGCCGCCGCCAACGCCTACCGCGAGGCCGCCAACGGCGACAACGAGCCTCGCTGGACCGAGGTGTGGAGCTACATCCAGTTGGGGAAGATCTTCGACCTCACCGGGCAGCGCGAACGCGCCGTCAACGAGTATCGCCGCGCCCTCAATACCAACGACAACACCCAGGGCGCCCTGGAAGAAGCCCGCAAGTACCTGCAAACACCCTACTCGAAGCAGAGTGAGGGCCAGTCGTAG
- the lpxB gene encoding lipid-A-disaccharide synthase, which produces MRLLVSAGEASGELYGAGLVLALRRRVPDLECFGVGGEQMRAAGCDTVVDARTLSVVGITEVVSHLPRIYREFRRLVRAADERKPDAAIVIDSPGFNFRVARAMHQRGVPVIYYVCPQLWAWREQRVSRFHKWIKKALVIFPFEEKWYREHGVDAEYVGHPLADVPPPSLSREGFAAKYGLDPARQWVALLPGSRKKEISMNLPALLAGAGRVQGKYEFILPAASTVERPWLEDRVRNSGLKLRVVEGASSALVHARAAVVASGTATVEAALMGTPMVVVYRVSTLTWALGHHLLKVPYVAMPNLIAGEQVVPELIQSDFTPENVAAHLEEILAEGPAREKMMGALAKVRERLRPSGETGTAADRAAQAVLRALQTSK; this is translated from the coding sequence ATGCGCCTGCTTGTTTCGGCCGGCGAAGCCTCCGGTGAACTGTACGGCGCGGGATTGGTCCTGGCGCTCCGCCGCCGGGTCCCGGACCTGGAGTGCTTCGGCGTGGGCGGCGAGCAGATGCGTGCCGCCGGCTGCGACACGGTGGTGGATGCCCGCACACTCTCCGTGGTCGGCATCACGGAGGTCGTCTCCCACCTGCCGAGGATCTACCGCGAGTTCCGGCGCCTGGTGCGGGCGGCGGATGAGCGCAAGCCCGATGCCGCCATCGTCATCGACTCCCCTGGCTTCAACTTCCGCGTGGCCCGCGCGATGCACCAGCGCGGCGTGCCGGTCATCTATTACGTTTGCCCGCAGCTGTGGGCGTGGCGCGAGCAGCGCGTCTCGCGCTTCCACAAGTGGATCAAGAAGGCGCTGGTCATCTTTCCCTTCGAGGAAAAGTGGTACCGCGAGCACGGCGTGGACGCCGAGTACGTGGGGCATCCGCTGGCGGATGTCCCGCCACCGTCCCTCTCGCGGGAGGGGTTCGCCGCCAAGTACGGACTGGATCCAGCTAGGCAGTGGGTTGCGCTGCTCCCCGGTAGCCGCAAGAAAGAGATTTCCATGAACCTGCCGGCTCTGCTCGCAGGAGCCGGCCGGGTGCAGGGGAAATACGAGTTCATCCTTCCGGCGGCGTCTACGGTGGAGCGGCCCTGGCTGGAAGACAGAGTTCGCAACTCCGGGTTGAAGCTGAGGGTGGTGGAGGGGGCCTCGTCAGCGCTCGTGCACGCCCGCGCTGCCGTGGTGGCCAGCGGCACGGCGACGGTCGAGGCGGCGCTCATGGGCACGCCCATGGTGGTTGTCTACCGGGTCTCGACACTCACTTGGGCTCTCGGACACCATCTGCTGAAGGTGCCCTATGTGGCCATGCCCAACCTGATCGCGGGGGAGCAGGTGGTGCCGGAGTTGATCCAGTCCGACTTCACGCCGGAGAATGTGGCCGCGCACCTGGAGGAAATCCTGGCCGAAGGCCCCGCCCGTGAGAAAATGATGGGTGCGCTGGCGAAAGTCCGCGAGCGCCTGCGGCCTTCCGGGGAAACCGGCACGGCCGCCGACCGGGCCGCGCAGGCGGTTCTGCGCGCCCTGCAGACGTCGAAGTAG
- a CDS encoding ABC transporter ATP-binding protein → MAASMHEEDVLGKAYDSRLMKRLLTYLRPYKGQVFIALGAIVLKAGADVLGPYLTKVAIDKYLVHSNAPGAGSMLDRWLSSEPLTGIGQIGAIYVFLLAISFFLDFAQTYFMQWTGQKVMFDLRSQIFRHLQGMHLAFFDRNPVGRLVTRVTTDVDALNELFTAGVVAIFEDIFVLVGILVIMLKMQWWLALITFAVLPLIFWATMVFRKYVRDSYRRIRIAIARINAYLQEHVSGIVVLQLFNREKRAYEKFEKINATHMEAFKDAILAHAIYYPVIEVLSSVAIASVIWFGGNQVVRGAVTLGVLTAFMQYAQRFFRPIQDLSEKYNILQSAMASGERIFKLLDTRAEVTGPASPKTSDGPGRIEFDHVWFAYRTVPAPTDGDKSVAAKGVEKKEGAEQAKPGEPDWVLRDVSFAIEPGETVAIVGHTGAGKTTIISLLVRFYDIQKGSIRLDGVDIRELDLDGLRRRFGVVLQDPFLFTGTVGGNIRLGTSWIQDAAVEQAAEDVNVADFIRTLPGGFQEKVVERGSTLSTGQKQLISFARALAHEPSILVLDEATSSVDTETEFRVRDALSRMVEGRTSVIVAHRLSTIQRADKIIVMHKGRVREVGSHQQLLAQRGIYWKLYQLQYKDQEVAVSADD, encoded by the coding sequence ATGGCCGCCAGCATGCACGAAGAAGACGTTCTGGGGAAAGCCTATGACAGCCGGCTGATGAAGCGGCTGCTCACCTACCTGCGTCCATACAAGGGGCAGGTGTTCATCGCGCTGGGAGCGATCGTGCTCAAGGCGGGCGCGGACGTTCTCGGCCCCTACCTCACCAAAGTCGCGATCGACAAGTACCTGGTGCACTCGAACGCGCCGGGAGCGGGCTCGATGCTCGACCGCTGGCTCAGCTCGGAGCCGCTCACCGGCATTGGTCAGATCGGCGCCATCTACGTCTTTCTGCTGGCCATCAGTTTCTTCCTGGACTTCGCGCAGACCTACTTCATGCAGTGGACGGGGCAGAAGGTGATGTTCGACCTGCGCAGCCAGATCTTCCGTCACCTGCAGGGCATGCACCTGGCCTTCTTCGACAGGAACCCCGTCGGGCGGCTGGTGACCCGCGTGACCACGGACGTGGACGCGCTCAACGAGCTGTTCACCGCGGGCGTGGTGGCCATCTTCGAGGACATCTTCGTGCTGGTGGGAATCCTGGTCATCATGCTGAAGATGCAGTGGTGGCTGGCGCTCATCACCTTCGCGGTGCTGCCGCTCATCTTCTGGGCCACGATGGTCTTCCGCAAGTATGTGCGTGACAGCTACCGGCGCATCCGCATAGCCATCGCGCGCATCAACGCCTACCTGCAGGAGCACGTCAGCGGCATCGTGGTGCTGCAACTGTTCAACCGCGAGAAGCGCGCCTACGAGAAGTTCGAGAAGATCAACGCCACCCACATGGAGGCCTTCAAGGACGCCATCCTGGCGCACGCCATCTACTACCCGGTGATCGAAGTCCTCTCCTCGGTGGCCATCGCCAGCGTCATCTGGTTCGGTGGGAACCAGGTGGTTCGCGGCGCCGTCACCCTCGGGGTGCTCACCGCCTTCATGCAATACGCGCAGCGCTTCTTCCGGCCCATCCAGGACTTGAGCGAGAAGTACAACATCCTGCAGTCGGCGATGGCCTCCGGAGAACGCATCTTCAAGCTGCTGGATACCCGGGCGGAGGTCACCGGGCCGGCCTCGCCGAAGACGTCGGACGGCCCGGGGCGCATCGAGTTCGACCACGTGTGGTTCGCGTATCGCACCGTGCCTGCCCCCACCGACGGAGACAAATCCGTAGCCGCGAAGGGCGTGGAGAAAAAGGAGGGCGCGGAGCAAGCCAAACCCGGCGAGCCGGACTGGGTGCTGCGCGACGTCTCCTTCGCCATCGAGCCGGGCGAGACCGTCGCCATCGTGGGCCACACTGGAGCGGGCAAGACCACCATCATCTCCCTGCTCGTCCGCTTCTATGACATCCAGAAGGGCTCGATCCGCCTCGACGGCGTGGACATCCGTGAGCTCGACCTGGATGGCTTGCGCCGCCGCTTCGGCGTCGTCCTACAGGACCCGTTCCTGTTCACGGGTACGGTGGGTGGCAACATCCGGCTGGGGACGTCCTGGATCCAGGACGCAGCCGTGGAGCAGGCCGCCGAGGACGTGAACGTCGCCGACTTCATCCGCACCCTGCCCGGCGGCTTCCAGGAGAAGGTGGTGGAGCGCGGCAGTACGCTGAGCACCGGGCAGAAGCAGTTGATCTCGTTCGCACGCGCCCTGGCCCACGAACCCAGCATCCTGGTGCTGGACGAGGCCACCTCCAGCGTGGACACGGAGACCGAGTTCCGCGTGCGCGATGCGCTCAGCCGCATGGTGGAGGGGCGGACGTCGGTGATCGTGGCCCACCGGCTTTCGACCATCCAGCGCGCCGACAAGATCATCGTGATGCACAAAGGGCGGGTGCGCGAGGTGGGCTCGCACCAACAGCTGCTGGCGCAGCGCGGTATATACTGGAAGCTCTATCAGTTGCAGTACAAGGACCAGGAAGTCGCGGTCAGCGCCGACGATTAG
- a CDS encoding beta-ketoacyl-[acyl-carrier-protein] synthase family protein — MSRRVVITGMGSVSPNGIGNDAFCRAVLAGKSGVRRITRFDPSELEVQIAGEITDFDEMAWITKHERKHVSRVVPLATAATSEALTDAGIEPEKMSLEEKRGIGVILGTGGGAQDFSEIQYRLWLEGKVKQVSLFSIPSGTMGTLSSEVSMRFGLRGMSHVVTSGCTSSTDAMGYALRQIQAGVLPMILAGGADSPLALGILKGFELMKICTTSWNQEPERGSRPFSQDRDGFVIAEGAWMFLLEDSEHARARGARVYAEIAGYGSTCEAFHRVRLAECGEEPARAIQLAMQEAGVGPTDIHYVNLHGTSTQLNDRIETRALKLAMGNGHAYKVPMSALKSQIGHPQGACGAAGVAATLVAMRHEQLPPTINVDKPDPECDLDYVSEAGRKAQIEHAVCNCIAFGSKNSALVLRRI, encoded by the coding sequence ATGTCGCGACGCGTCGTCATCACCGGGATGGGTTCGGTCAGCCCCAACGGCATCGGCAACGACGCTTTCTGCCGTGCAGTGCTGGCGGGAAAGAGTGGGGTGCGCCGCATCACCCGCTTCGACCCCAGCGAGCTCGAGGTGCAGATCGCGGGCGAGATCACGGACTTCGACGAGATGGCCTGGATAACCAAGCACGAGCGCAAGCACGTCTCACGCGTGGTGCCGCTGGCTACGGCCGCCACCAGTGAAGCGCTGACGGATGCGGGCATCGAACCGGAAAAGATGTCGCTGGAGGAAAAGCGCGGCATCGGCGTGATCCTGGGCACGGGCGGCGGCGCGCAGGACTTTTCCGAGATACAGTACCGGCTGTGGCTCGAGGGCAAGGTCAAGCAGGTCAGCCTGTTCTCCATCCCCAGCGGGACCATGGGGACGCTATCCAGCGAAGTCAGCATGCGCTTCGGGCTGCGCGGGATGAGCCACGTGGTGACTTCGGGCTGCACCTCTTCCACCGACGCCATGGGTTACGCGCTGCGGCAGATCCAGGCGGGCGTGCTGCCCATGATCCTGGCCGGCGGCGCCGACTCGCCGCTGGCACTGGGCATCCTCAAAGGCTTCGAGCTGATGAAGATCTGCACCACCTCGTGGAACCAGGAGCCAGAGCGCGGCTCGCGCCCCTTCTCCCAAGACCGCGACGGCTTTGTGATCGCCGAGGGCGCGTGGATGTTCCTGCTGGAGGACTCCGAGCACGCCCGCGCGCGCGGCGCTCGTGTCTATGCCGAGATCGCCGGATACGGCTCCACCTGCGAGGCCTTCCATCGCGTGCGCCTGGCAGAATGCGGCGAAGAGCCGGCACGCGCCATCCAACTGGCCATGCAGGAGGCGGGCGTGGGCCCGACGGACATCCACTACGTCAACCTGCACGGCACGTCCACGCAGCTCAACGACCGCATCGAGACCCGGGCGCTCAAGCTGGCCATGGGCAACGGCCACGCCTACAAGGTCCCCATGTCGGCGCTGAAGTCGCAGATCGGCCACCCCCAGGGGGCTTGCGGCGCAGCGGGAGTCGCGGCCACGCTGGTCGCCATGCGGCATGAACAGCTCCCTCCCACAATCAACGTGGACAAGCCCGATCCGGAGTGCGACCTGGACTACGTCTCCGAAGCCGGCCGCAAGGCGCAGATAGAGCACGCCGTGTGCAACTGCATCGCCTTTGGCTCGAAGAACTCGGCGCTGGTGCTGCGCAGAATCTAA
- the hemW gene encoding radical SAM family heme chaperone HemW, translating to MPLGLYISVPFCKTKCSYCNFASGVFSREQFGSYVERVSSDMARAAESAAALGCQFDRRVDSVYLGGGTPSVLAPDQLRELFRAARQNFDVAPDAEITVECAPGTLSPAVVGALLDGGVNRVSLGVQSLMDGEAAAVGRLHSRATVLDDIARLRTGGISSLNVDMIAGLPHQTAASWRASLDDAIASGVPHVSVYMLEVDDDSRLGRELIAGGTRYHAHFVPDDEAIADFYVEACSALASAGVAQYEISNFARPGGESRHNLKYWTRQPYLGFGVDAHSMLPCEQGLRGAGALARENLRGQAVLGREEQQEPCGTGVPACALRFSTPDSLGGYLAGESGTVTPASAAQALEESFFLGLRLNRGVDLRRLATEFGGEAVAASRDTVDELIAVALLAREGDCIRLTSRGRLLSNEVFERFLGSRQSPASTPEPVADFPEIH from the coding sequence GTGCCGCTCGGCCTCTACATCTCCGTGCCCTTCTGTAAGACGAAATGCAGCTATTGCAACTTCGCCTCCGGCGTATTCTCCCGCGAGCAGTTCGGAAGCTATGTCGAGCGCGTCTCGAGCGACATGGCCCGCGCGGCTGAGTCCGCCGCAGCCTTGGGCTGCCAGTTCGACCGCCGCGTGGATTCCGTCTACCTCGGCGGCGGCACCCCCAGCGTTCTCGCACCCGATCAGTTGCGCGAGCTGTTCCGCGCCGCCCGGCAGAACTTCGATGTGGCGCCCGACGCTGAAATCACGGTCGAGTGTGCCCCAGGTACGCTGAGTCCGGCAGTTGTAGGCGCGCTGCTGGACGGCGGCGTGAATCGCGTCAGCCTGGGAGTCCAGTCCTTAATGGACGGGGAAGCGGCCGCGGTCGGCCGCCTGCACAGCCGCGCCACCGTTCTCGACGATATCGCCCGCCTGCGCACAGGTGGGATTTCCAGCCTCAACGTGGACATGATCGCCGGCCTGCCCCACCAGACCGCCGCCAGCTGGCGCGCCTCGCTCGACGACGCCATCGCCTCCGGCGTGCCGCACGTCAGCGTTTACATGCTGGAGGTGGACGACGACTCGCGCCTGGGCCGCGAGCTTATCGCCGGCGGCACACGCTACCACGCCCACTTCGTCCCCGACGACGAGGCCATCGCAGACTTCTATGTGGAAGCCTGTTCGGCGCTCGCCTCGGCCGGCGTCGCCCAGTACGAGATTTCTAACTTCGCGCGTCCCGGCGGCGAATCCCGCCACAACCTTAAGTACTGGACCCGCCAGCCCTACCTCGGCTTCGGCGTGGACGCCCACTCCATGCTGCCGTGCGAGCAAGGACTGCGTGGCGCGGGCGCCCTCGCCCGCGAAAACCTGCGCGGCCAAGCCGTCCTCGGCCGCGAAGAGCAGCAGGAACCGTGTGGCACAGGCGTCCCCGCCTGCGCGCTTCGCTTCTCCACTCCGGATTCCCTGGGCGGCTACCTGGCCGGCGAATCCGGGACGGTCACCCCGGCCTCCGCTGCCCAGGCTCTCGAGGAAAGCTTCTTCCTGGGCCTTCGACTGAATCGCGGCGTGGACCTGCGACGGCTCGCGACAGAGTTTGGCGGCGAAGCCGTAGCCGCTTCGCGCGACACCGTGGACGAGCTCATCGCCGTCGCGCTCCTGGCGCGCGAGGGCGACTGCATTCGCCTGACTTCGCGGGGTCGCCTGCTCTCGAACGAAGTGTTTGAGCGCTTCTTGGGCTCGCGGCAGTCCCCTGCCTCAACGCCTGAGCCTGTGGCAGATTTTCCCGAAATTCATTAG
- the ltaE gene encoding low-specificity L-threonine aldolase, with protein MKSRVAPRGVAEKSEEPRRATPVDLRSDTVTKPTPEMRRAMAEAEVGDDVYGEDPTINRLEHLAAETFGREAAIFVPSGTMGNQIAIKIHTRPGQEVICEERAHIFNYEMAMLAAFSGCLARPIPAADGILSWAEVKKRIRPKTYYISQTGLVSLENTHNMAGGTVYPTEVANEICDAAHDAGLPVHLDGARIFNAAAALGQPVAEITRKFDSVMFCLSKGLGAPVGSMLVGSRGFIEQARAYRKALGGGMRQAGILAAAGLIALGKMPARLRDDHANARFLADGLAEVRGIRLDAKKVQTNIVVFDISGTGMNSAEFSRQLAERNVLANGIDPQTMRIVTHMDVDRAGCERALDAIRAICGEN; from the coding sequence ATGAAGAGCCGCGTCGCCCCGCGAGGGGTCGCAGAAAAATCAGAGGAGCCGCGCCGGGCCACCCCCGTGGACCTGCGCAGTGACACGGTCACCAAGCCCACGCCGGAGATGCGCCGGGCCATGGCCGAGGCCGAGGTCGGCGACGACGTCTACGGCGAAGATCCCACCATCAACCGCCTGGAGCATCTCGCCGCCGAGACCTTCGGCCGCGAGGCCGCGATCTTCGTCCCCAGCGGCACCATGGGCAACCAGATCGCCATCAAGATCCACACTCGTCCCGGCCAGGAAGTCATCTGCGAGGAGCGCGCCCACATCTTCAACTATGAGATGGCGATGCTCGCGGCCTTCTCCGGCTGCCTCGCGCGCCCCATCCCGGCAGCGGACGGCATCCTGAGCTGGGCGGAGGTCAAGAAGCGCATCCGCCCCAAGACTTACTACATCTCGCAGACCGGACTGGTCTCGCTCGAGAACACGCACAACATGGCGGGCGGGACGGTGTATCCCACGGAAGTCGCGAACGAGATTTGCGACGCCGCCCATGACGCCGGACTTCCCGTGCATCTCGACGGCGCGCGCATCTTCAACGCCGCGGCGGCGCTGGGCCAGCCCGTGGCCGAGATCACGCGCAAGTTCGATTCGGTGATGTTCTGCCTTTCCAAGGGACTGGGCGCGCCGGTGGGCTCGATGCTGGTGGGCAGCCGCGGCTTCATCGAACAGGCGCGCGCCTATCGCAAAGCTTTGGGCGGCGGGATGCGCCAGGCGGGAATCCTGGCGGCGGCGGGCCTGATCGCCCTGGGGAAAATGCCGGCCCGCCTGCGTGACGACCACGCCAACGCCCGCTTCCTGGCCGATGGATTGGCCGAGGTTCGCGGCATCCGCCTGGATGCGAAAAAAGTTCAGACCAACATCGTAGTCTTCGACATCAGCGGCACAGGCATGAACTCGGCGGAGTTCTCGCGACAGCTGGCCGAGCGCAACGTGCTGGCCAACGGCATTGACCCGCAGACCATGCGCATCGTCACCCATATGGATGTGGACCGCGCCGGCTGTGAGCGCGCGCTGGACGCGATCCGCGCCATCTGCGGTGAGAACTGA
- a CDS encoding SRPBCC family protein: MAIHLEYSVSAKCRPEHIWEKFEKLDQWPWWNRVIAQSKWLEGQPWQKGSRFLMELARPINMKFEPVVLECAAPHKVGWVGKAMGVRGEHWFSFEPQPDGATLMKTWEEFTGPSTLFFGDGRKQAVVKMYADWFEALKFEAERIAREAAARS, translated from the coding sequence ATGGCCATACACCTCGAATACTCCGTGAGCGCGAAGTGCCGCCCCGAGCACATCTGGGAGAAGTTCGAGAAGCTCGACCAGTGGCCATGGTGGAACCGCGTCATCGCGCAGAGCAAGTGGCTGGAGGGCCAGCCCTGGCAGAAGGGAAGCCGCTTCCTGATGGAGCTGGCGCGCCCCATCAACATGAAGTTCGAACCCGTGGTCCTGGAGTGCGCCGCGCCGCACAAGGTCGGCTGGGTGGGCAAGGCCATGGGCGTGCGCGGCGAACACTGGTTCAGCTTCGAGCCCCAGCCCGACGGAGCCACCCTGATGAAGACCTGGGAGGAGTTCACCGGCCCCAGTACCCTCTTCTTCGGGGACGGCAGGAAACAGGCGGTGGTCAAGATGTATGCTGACTGGTTCGAGGCACTCAAGTTCGAAGCCGAGCGCATCGCCCGCGAGGCGGCGGCGCGCTCCTGA
- a CDS encoding acyl-CoA dehydrogenase has translation MDFQLNDEQQQLRRSVREFAERELLPNVMRWDEANEFPLAAVKELGKLGLMGVIFPVEYGGAGLGYVEYVIAIEELSRVDGSIGITVAAHNSLCSNHIFVAGSEAQRRKYIPKLASGEFIGAWGLTEPGAGSDAGSARMTAVRKGDCWVLNGTKTFITNGHHADVLVVLAVTDKSAHTHGLSAFIVEKQAKGFRPGKKENKLGLRASDTSELIFEDCCVPADALCGKEGDGFIDAMLILDGGRISIAALGLGMAQGAYEAALKYSKQRKQFGKAISEFQAIQWKLADMATEIDAARLLTLRAAAMKDAGMKTTLESSMAKLYASEVAVRVANECVQIHGGYGFVKDYPAEKFYRDVKLCTIGEGTSEIQRLVIARQLLMD, from the coding sequence TTGGACTTCCAACTGAACGACGAGCAGCAGCAGTTGCGCCGCAGCGTGCGCGAGTTCGCCGAGCGCGAGCTTCTGCCCAACGTGATGAGGTGGGACGAAGCCAACGAGTTTCCCCTGGCCGCGGTGAAGGAGCTGGGCAAGCTGGGGCTGATGGGTGTCATCTTTCCGGTGGAATATGGCGGCGCCGGCCTGGGCTATGTGGAATACGTCATCGCCATCGAAGAACTTTCGCGGGTGGACGGCTCCATCGGCATCACCGTGGCCGCGCACAATTCGCTCTGCTCCAACCACATCTTCGTTGCGGGCTCCGAGGCGCAGAGGCGCAAGTACATCCCCAAGCTGGCCAGCGGGGAATTCATCGGCGCCTGGGGCCTGACCGAGCCGGGCGCAGGTTCGGACGCTGGCAGCGCCCGCATGACCGCTGTCCGCAAAGGGGACTGCTGGGTGCTGAACGGCACCAAGACGTTCATCACCAACGGCCACCACGCCGACGTGCTGGTGGTGCTGGCGGTTACCGACAAATCCGCGCACACGCACGGGCTCTCCGCCTTCATCGTGGAGAAGCAGGCCAAGGGCTTCCGCCCAGGGAAGAAGGAGAACAAGCTGGGCCTGCGCGCCAGTGACACCTCCGAGCTGATCTTCGAGGACTGCTGCGTCCCCGCCGACGCCCTCTGCGGCAAGGAGGGCGATGGCTTCATTGACGCCATGCTCATCCTGGACGGCGGGCGCATCTCCATCGCCGCGCTCGGCCTGGGTATGGCCCAGGGCGCCTACGAAGCCGCGCTCAAGTACTCCAAGCAGCGAAAGCAGTTCGGCAAAGCCATCAGCGAGTTCCAAGCCATCCAGTGGAAGCTGGCGGACATGGCCACGGAGATTGACGCCGCGCGCCTGCTTACCCTGCGCGCCGCCGCCATGAAGGACGCCGGCATGAAGACCACGCTCGAATCCTCGATGGCCAAGCTCTACGCTAGCGAGGTCGCGGTGCGCGTGGCCAACGAGTGCGTCCAGATCCACGGCGGCTATGGCTTCGTCAAAGACTACCCGGCGGAGAAGTTCTACCGCGACGTCAAGCTGTGCA